The proteins below come from a single Campylobacter sp. CCUG 57310 genomic window:
- a CDS encoding alpha-2-macroglobulin, with the protein MLLRSLLAMLLLAFNLNAFILTGELKNADGESIMLGISKDKPFKKSQIGTITHKKLLECAPELDAVYEYAQDYLIVYPKNGFRKGVDYTCKNSESSINFYGGNFILDSLFIFSSKDFSVNFNDKLTEEEFVKNVKIYNKDNLSKHDVKYKITKNGDKGFVIKILEEPKNLEFFISKNLKNIAGGNLEDDYIIPANQDSSEPNFIDNPKARTLILDMLEAKSLEGGKLAARLYLKDWISTYDNNIKKFIKIQGVESFQVSETYYTSDSMANEGYYYFIDITSDEFKPQTKYQISFNEGFGDDYALVRERVDFDIKFGDLNPFLKFSDNMLYISNIGEIGIESVNTPTAKVVVEKLKEQNYRYFLNFNSSNLNSYVEEVASKNYELGGVKNEILKHKIKLDFPNSGDGVYLITIYYDKDKRAQKAVYLSDIGLNVKVSNDEVFLFASRLSQNAVVANADVKIYSVKNDVIASGITNDEGVFKFNKKDIGKDIASATVSLGKEQGFIILAQNEKLNSNGYFQTGDRAEKYDAYVHFASNIIRPEENIKGEIIIKNELFKALAKMPVKIKIKDPQNKIILNKNFQTNELGVINFDEFINSALTGSFRFEIIFANKIIGEYNFSVESFTPQRIKNSIALKKKIYGIDEIIQADLQSNYLFGSPASNLQGNVSLQLYQTEYKNDKFKDFKFSNDELKNNSLNQIEKPVTLDSNGKASKIFKISDLRPEYTASIVGGAIVFSINDDGKNVSSSENLTIYPFKSMVGIKADKDYVDTNENVNFSFISIDPFTSEEIKDTPKAIEIKRKIWSYNFDSQGVLRWNSSYELVENLSQDTNNFTYNFTQSGDYEVIISDVSSGHSASVRIDVSGWDYSSLQPTKELAKAQIKLNQKSYKKGDVMSVDVSSVLKNALGIITLESDGVKKYKVVNIQNNSANAKFELDFDFEGLYVSATIVRVADNDLLPFRTYDKVYAKADKSHRMLNVSVNAPKVVRSNSKFKASVKTDPNAEVTLFAVDEGVLQVTNQKLKSPLEFFDKMLADFVIDFDIYSNLTGFKKEGKVLSFGGDGAMALMEMRMAKFASPVDKKNIKTYIKMQTAKADANGDVSFDVEVPSDFNSQINLAVIATTENKLGSSVKAVDVKDDIILKPTQSAYFIKGDNINYILRVINTTNEAKELNLTLETNLKAKLEKDKISLKPNQNLKIAVALDVNETGKSYLKFSANDGKETYSHKLNFDAIHPYPLSTFAKSFQASEQKTITLDSDFKSIRIDASNSIKSMLGANSDKLINYPYGCSEQRSSRLLELNYMVLTNKDKSKAQAKADEADVKRFLNAGLNDLIKMQKSDGSFGYWSELSYTNNFASIYAIDTILKLEKSGFEIDKAVKSRAIKWLENFGSNDNFQALYAAYILSGQKKLDRSVLNALYDQKRYTNSALDGYLMAAILKNEGLSKESSKVLKEISKTFYDKESDLPDNFGSRIRNTAFMLLIHANHFEKNAFSDEMADYLIKQVDKLYSTQERAFTLRALREYIKDTSSENKFKLISDDQEFKFDGLGAINITPIKPEITIVPEKGSSVYLGVASYAYKPLEINHKFDKKGLDITRKFVGKDGKEIDLNNLKLNDVIYSKLMIKTDDYIRNGVINEQISPCFEIINENIAPNLRTKAITNTLNVEHNVIADDRVLTFYSLSSGYVNEKDKTPFTLYTPLRVVMSGKCMLPAVITENMYDESMSDYDLAQKEFIVK; encoded by the coding sequence ATGCTTTTAAGGTCTTTGCTGGCTATGCTTTTGCTAGCTTTTAATCTCAATGCTTTTATCCTGACGGGTGAGCTTAAAAATGCCGACGGCGAAAGCATAATGCTTGGCATATCAAAAGATAAGCCGTTTAAAAAATCGCAAATCGGCACCATAACGCATAAAAAGCTTTTAGAGTGCGCTCCAGAGCTTGATGCCGTATATGAATATGCGCAAGACTACCTGATCGTATATCCAAAAAACGGCTTTAGAAAAGGGGTTGATTATACATGCAAAAATAGCGAATCTTCGATTAATTTTTATGGAGGAAATTTTATACTTGATTCTTTATTTATATTTTCAAGCAAGGATTTTTCGGTAAATTTTAACGATAAGCTAACCGAAGAGGAATTTGTAAAAAACGTAAAAATTTACAATAAAGACAACCTATCCAAACACGACGTAAAATACAAAATAACAAAAAACGGCGACAAGGGTTTTGTCATAAAGATACTTGAAGAGCCTAAAAATTTAGAATTTTTTATATCTAAAAATTTAAAAAATATAGCGGGCGGAAATTTAGAAGATGACTACATAATTCCTGCTAATCAAGACTCTTCCGAGCCAAATTTCATCGATAATCCAAAGGCAAGAACCCTCATCCTTGATATGCTTGAAGCCAAGAGTCTTGAGGGCGGCAAACTAGCTGCTAGGCTTTATTTAAAAGACTGGATATCAACTTACGATAACAACATCAAGAAATTTATAAAGATACAAGGCGTTGAGAGCTTTCAAGTAAGCGAAACATACTACACCTCAGACAGTATGGCAAACGAGGGGTATTATTATTTCATAGATATCACAAGTGACGAATTTAAGCCTCAAACCAAGTATCAAATCAGCTTTAATGAAGGCTTTGGAGATGACTATGCGCTTGTAAGAGAGCGGGTTGATTTTGATATAAAATTTGGCGATTTAAATCCGTTTTTGAAATTTAGCGACAATATGCTTTATATCTCAAACATCGGCGAAATCGGCATAGAAAGCGTAAATACCCCTACCGCCAAAGTAGTAGTAGAAAAACTAAAAGAGCAAAACTATAGATATTTTTTAAATTTCAATAGCTCAAATTTAAACTCTTATGTCGAAGAAGTTGCAAGCAAGAACTACGAGCTGGGCGGAGTTAAAAACGAAATTTTAAAGCATAAAATAAAGCTTGATTTTCCAAATAGCGGTGATGGCGTATATCTCATAACGATTTATTACGACAAAGATAAAAGAGCGCAAAAGGCGGTATATCTAAGCGATATCGGACTTAACGTAAAAGTCTCAAACGATGAAGTGTTTTTGTTTGCTTCAAGACTCAGCCAAAATGCGGTAGTGGCAAATGCCGACGTTAAAATTTACTCGGTCAAAAACGACGTAATCGCATCAGGCATAACAAACGACGAGGGTGTCTTTAAATTTAATAAAAAAGACATAGGCAAAGATATAGCTTCGGCAACCGTTAGCCTAGGAAAAGAACAAGGGTTTATAATACTTGCTCAAAACGAAAAGCTGAACTCAAACGGATATTTTCAAACCGGCGATAGAGCCGAAAAATACGATGCTTACGTGCATTTTGCAAGCAATATCATAAGACCTGAAGAAAATATAAAAGGCGAGATAATCATCAAAAACGAGCTGTTTAAAGCTCTTGCAAAAATGCCGGTTAAGATCAAAATCAAAGATCCGCAAAATAAAATCATCTTAAATAAAAATTTTCAGACCAACGAACTTGGCGTAATAAATTTCGATGAATTTATCAACTCGGCTCTAACAGGCTCGTTTAGATTTGAGATAATCTTTGCAAATAAAATCATAGGCGAATATAATTTTTCGGTTGAGTCCTTCACTCCTCAACGCATAAAAAACAGCATAGCGCTTAAAAAGAAAATTTACGGCATAGACGAGATAATCCAAGCCGACTTGCAAAGCAACTATCTCTTTGGCTCTCCTGCTTCAAATTTGCAAGGAAATGTAAGCCTTCAGTTATATCAAACAGAGTATAAAAATGATAAATTTAAAGACTTTAAATTTAGTAACGACGAGCTAAAAAACAACAGCTTAAACCAGATAGAAAAACCTGTAACTCTTGATAGCAACGGCAAGGCAAGCAAGATTTTTAAAATATCCGATTTAAGACCTGAATATACCGCAAGTATCGTCGGAGGCGCGATTGTATTTAGCATAAACGATGACGGTAAAAACGTAAGTTCAAGCGAGAATTTAACCATATATCCTTTTAAATCGATGGTGGGCATAAAAGCCGATAAAGACTACGTAGATACCAATGAAAACGTAAATTTCAGCTTCATTAGCATTGATCCTTTTACATCAGAAGAGATAAAAGATACTCCAAAGGCTATCGAGATAAAAAGAAAAATTTGGAGTTATAACTTTGATAGTCAAGGCGTGTTAAGATGGAACAGCTCTTATGAGCTAGTAGAAAATTTATCTCAAGATACAAATAATTTTACATATAATTTTACGCAAAGTGGCGATTATGAAGTTATAATAAGCGACGTTTCAAGCGGGCATAGCGCGAGCGTTCGTATCGACGTAAGCGGTTGGGACTATAGCTCCTTGCAGCCTACAAAAGAGCTTGCCAAAGCTCAAATCAAGCTAAATCAAAAGAGCTACAAAAAGGGCGACGTGATGAGCGTTGATGTAAGTTCTGTACTTAAAAACGCTCTTGGTATCATCACTCTTGAAAGCGACGGAGTTAAAAAATACAAAGTAGTAAATATCCAAAACAATTCCGCAAACGCTAAATTTGAGCTTGATTTTGACTTTGAAGGATTATATGTAAGCGCTACGATTGTGCGTGTGGCTGATAATGACCTGCTTCCGTTTAGAACTTACGATAAGGTTTATGCAAAAGCCGATAAATCACACAGAATGCTAAACGTAAGTGTAAATGCACCAAAAGTTGTTAGATCAAACTCCAAATTTAAAGCAAGCGTAAAGACCGATCCAAACGCAGAAGTTACTCTCTTTGCCGTTGATGAGGGAGTGCTTCAGGTTACAAATCAAAAGCTAAAAAGCCCTCTTGAATTCTTTGACAAGATGCTTGCTGATTTCGTTATTGACTTTGACATCTACTCAAATTTGACAGGATTTAAAAAAGAAGGCAAAGTTCTTAGCTTCGGTGGAGACGGCGCTATGGCTCTAATGGAGATGAGAATGGCAAAATTTGCAAGCCCTGTCGATAAGAAAAACATCAAAACCTATATCAAAATGCAAACAGCAAAAGCCGACGCAAACGGAGATGTTAGCTTTGATGTAGAGGTTCCAAGCGACTTTAACTCCCAGATAAATTTAGCAGTCATAGCAACAACTGAAAATAAATTAGGCAGTAGCGTAAAAGCCGTTGATGTAAAAGACGATATCATCCTTAAACCTACGCAAAGCGCTTACTTTATAAAAGGCGATAACATAAACTACATCTTAAGAGTTATAAATACCACAAACGAAGCCAAGGAGCTAAATTTAACCCTTGAGACAAATTTAAAAGCCAAACTCGAAAAAGATAAGATAAGCCTAAAACCAAATCAAAATTTGAAGATAGCAGTTGCACTTGACGTAAACGAAACAGGCAAGTCGTATCTGAAATTTAGCGCAAATGACGGTAAAGAAACTTATAGTCATAAGCTAAATTTTGATGCTATACACCCTTATCCGCTTAGTACTTTTGCAAAATCATTCCAAGCAAGCGAGCAAAAGACGATAACTCTTGATAGTGATTTTAAGAGCATAAGAATAGATGCGTCAAATTCTATAAAAAGCATGCTTGGGGCAAATAGCGATAAGCTTATCAACTATCCTTACGGATGCTCAGAGCAACGCTCTTCAAGGCTTTTAGAGCTAAACTATATGGTTTTAACAAATAAAGACAAAAGCAAAGCTCAGGCAAAAGCCGATGAAGCCGATGTTAAGAGATTTTTAAATGCAGGACTTAACGACCTCATTAAAATGCAAAAGAGCGACGGAAGTTTTGGATACTGGAGCGAGCTAAGCTATACAAACAACTTCGCTTCGATTTATGCCATAGATACTATCTTAAAGCTTGAAAAATCAGGCTTTGAAATAGATAAAGCGGTCAAATCAAGAGCGATAAAATGGCTTGAAAATTTTGGCTCAAACGACAATTTCCAAGCTCTATACGCAGCTTATATCTTAAGCGGACAAAAGAAGCTTGATCGCTCGGTTTTAAATGCGCTTTACGATCAAAAAAGATACACAAACAGCGCGCTTGACGGATATTTGATGGCGGCTATCTTAAAAAATGAAGGGCTAAGCAAAGAAAGCTCAAAAGTGCTAAAAGAGATAAGTAAAACTTTTTACGATAAAGAGAGCGACCTGCCTGATAACTTCGGCTCAAGGATAAGAAACACCGCATTTATGCTACTAATACATGCAAATCACTTTGAGAAAAACGCATTTAGTGATGAGATGGCGGATTATCTAATCAAACAAGTTGATAAACTCTACTCGACTCAAGAGAGAGCCTTTACACTAAGAGCACTTAGAGAATATATCAAAGACACAAGCAGCGAGAATAAATTTAAGCTTATCAGCGACGATCAAGAATTTAAATTTGACGGACTCGGTGCTATAAATATCACGCCTATCAAGCCTGAGATCACAATCGTGCCTGAAAAAGGTTCAAGCGTATATCTTGGAGTTGCAAGCTATGCTTACAAGCCACTTGAGATAAATCACAAATTTGATAAAAAAGGGCTTGATATAACGAGAAAATTTGTCGGAAAAGACGGCAAAGAGATAGATCTTAACAACCTTAAGCTAAATGACGTGATATACTCTAAGCTTATGATCAAAACCGATGATTACATAAGAAACGGCGTTATAAACGAGCAAATCAGCCCTTGCTTTGAGATCATAAACGAAAACATAGCTCCAAATTTAAGAACCAAAGCGATCACAAATACGCTAAATGTGGAGCATAACGTGATAGCTGATGATAGAGTGCTTACATTCTATTCTCTTAGCTCAGGATACGTGAACGAAAAGGATAAGACGCCATTTACCCTTTACACTCCGCTTCGAGTTGTGATGAGCGGCAAATGCATGCTTCCTGCGGTCATTACCGAAAATATGTATGATGAGAGCATGAGCGATTACGATTTAGCTCAAAAAGAGTTCATAGTAAAATAA
- the pbpC gene encoding penicillin-binding protein 1C: protein MNKKLIKPFIYTAIFCAICFALFLVLDYAYPLNKNALKRENSVIIFDKHGKIITMRPSKDEIWRFDAQNIPKVLKDSVLLFEDRYFYYHFGFNPFSMARAALHNLTHKNRIGASTITMQVARMMSPKERTYTNKIKEIFTAFQLEWHYTKDEILKFYFNLAPYGGNIEGVGAAARFYFNKNLKDLSIAQMALLSTIPKNPNANRLDKKSNINSLKNRVVKLLYEAKVIDKSGFSRAKQEPFKNQRFSAPFEAKQYSQIALKSGISNSNLDLGFQKILNTNLKFTANSLIQKKAHNAAGIIIDNENMSVIAYVGSHDERALEGQNDGVLMSRNVGSTLKPFIFSLGLDEGIITPKMQMIDTEIFLGEYVPKNYDNEFLGLVSATEALALSLNIPSVILNNKLGENSLYELLKRLNLVQKSKEFYGESIALGSAEMSLLNLAHLYTIYANEGRLKPLEVAGKIIDKDMQLISPQSAFLTAKMLSSASRAYLGMIWQYAKDTPQIAFKTGTSYGSRDIYAIGVNKNYTVAVWFGNFNGKKTDNLSGIHDASRAVFDIFKLLAQRENLSFINRPENIDYEPTCLDAFAFKECRNKQEDELIKGVLPKDKCKMIRSEEIAFLLKNNQISKDDLLNSPCYDEFKKFRPLIAAPFNNQILLSDDNATKVVLKCYAYIGDEIYYKLNQNEWQKSQNGMDNMLFLDFGKHKIGCLDENSNLSEVNIEIRRF from the coding sequence ATGAATAAAAAATTAATCAAGCCTTTCATCTATACAGCAATTTTTTGCGCCATTTGTTTTGCGCTGTTTTTGGTGCTGGACTACGCCTATCCACTTAATAAAAACGCTTTAAAAAGAGAAAATTCGGTAATTATATTTGATAAACACGGCAAGATAATCACAATGCGTCCGAGCAAGGATGAAATTTGGCGTTTTGACGCTCAAAACATACCAAAAGTGCTAAAAGATAGCGTTTTGCTCTTTGAGGATAGATACTTCTACTACCATTTTGGCTTTAATCCTTTTTCAATGGCTAGGGCAGCACTTCATAATTTAACCCACAAAAACCGCATAGGAGCTTCAACCATAACAATGCAAGTAGCCCGCATGATGAGTCCAAAAGAGCGGACATACACCAATAAAATCAAAGAAATTTTTACCGCCTTTCAGCTTGAATGGCACTACACAAAAGATGAAATTTTAAAATTTTATTTCAATCTCGCTCCTTATGGCGGCAATATAGAAGGCGTTGGGGCGGCTGCGAGGTTTTATTTTAATAAAAATCTAAAAGATCTAAGCATTGCTCAAATGGCTCTTCTTAGCACGATTCCTAAAAACCCAAATGCAAATCGTCTTGATAAAAAATCAAATATAAACTCGCTTAAAAACCGTGTCGTAAAGCTACTTTACGAAGCTAAAGTGATAGATAAGAGCGGATTTAGCAGAGCCAAACAAGAGCCTTTTAAAAACCAAAGATTTAGCGCCCCTTTTGAGGCCAAGCAATACTCTCAAATCGCTCTAAAAAGCGGTATATCAAACTCAAATTTAGATCTTGGTTTCCAAAAAATTTTAAATACGAATCTAAAATTTACGGCAAATTCTCTTATCCAAAAAAAGGCTCATAATGCCGCAGGAATCATAATAGACAATGAAAATATGAGCGTTATAGCCTATGTGGGCTCACATGACGAAAGAGCGCTTGAGGGGCAAAACGACGGAGTTTTAATGAGTAGAAACGTGGGCTCAACTCTAAAGCCTTTTATATTTTCACTTGGGCTTGACGAGGGGATTATAACGCCTAAAATGCAGATGATAGATACGGAAATTTTCCTTGGAGAATACGTTCCCAAGAACTATGACAACGAATTTCTAGGACTGGTTTCGGCTACCGAAGCGCTTGCTCTTAGCCTAAATATCCCCTCTGTAATTTTAAACAATAAACTTGGAGAAAATTCTCTTTACGAGCTGCTTAAAAGGCTAAATTTAGTCCAAAAAAGTAAGGAATTTTACGGCGAGAGTATAGCCTTAGGAAGCGCTGAAATGAGTCTTTTAAACTTAGCTCATCTTTACACTATCTACGCAAACGAAGGCAGGCTAAAACCGCTTGAAGTAGCGGGCAAAATCATAGATAAAGACATGCAGCTAATAAGCCCGCAAAGTGCGTTTTTAACCGCTAAAATGCTCTCAAGCGCATCAAGAGCTTACCTTGGGATGATATGGCAATACGCCAAAGATACTCCGCAAATAGCTTTTAAGACGGGTACAAGCTACGGCTCACGCGACATATACGCCATTGGAGTTAATAAAAACTATACCGTGGCTGTTTGGTTTGGAAATTTTAACGGCAAAAAGACGGACAATCTAAGCGGAATTCACGATGCTTCAAGGGCTGTTTTTGATATATTTAAGCTACTTGCGCAAAGAGAAAATTTAAGCTTTATAAATAGACCCGAAAATATAGATTATGAGCCTACCTGCCTTGACGCTTTTGCGTTTAAAGAGTGCAGAAACAAACAAGAAGACGAGCTCATCAAGGGAGTTTTACCAAAGGATAAGTGCAAGATGATTCGTAGCGAAGAGATAGCGTTTTTGCTTAAAAATAACCAAATTTCAAAAGATGATTTGCTAAACAGCCCTTGCTACGATGAGTTTAAAAAATTTAGACCACTGATAGCTGCACCGTTTAACAATCAAATTTTATTAAGTGACGATAATGCAACTAAAGTTGTGCTAAAATGTTACGCATATATCGGTGATGAAATTTATTATAAATTAAATCAAAACGAATGGCAAAAAAGCCAAAACGGCATGGATAATATGCTGTTTTTAGATTTTGGCAAGCACAAGATCGGATGTCTGGATGAAAATTCAAATTTAAGTGAAGTAAATATCGAAATAAGGAGGTTTTAA
- the fumC gene encoding class II fumarate hydratase, whose product MDYRIEKDTMGEIQVPNDKYWGAQTERSFENFKIGEEKMPKEVIKGFAYLKKACAIVNHKLNRLDEAKTKAISQACDEIIDGKLCGNFPLVVWQTGSGTQSNMNLNEVIANRATEILGEDFRVKKLVHPNDDVNKGQSSNDTYPTAMRIAFVIELQKQLLPAISKLKKTLESKSEKFKDIVKIGRTHLQDATPLTLGQELSGYVEMLRKAQLQVNDSMKYLCELAIGGTAVGTGLNSHPEFSNLVSEELNNLTKSEFKFISHPNKFHGLTSHDGEVFLSGALDGLAANLMKIANDIRWLASGPRCGIGEIFIPENEPGSSIMPGKVNPTQCEAMTMVSVQVMANHFAVTLSASQGNFELNVFKPVLTYNLLQSIRLLSDAMISFNDHCAVGIEPNLKVIDGYLHGSLMLVTALNPYIGYENAAKIAKTAHQNGTTLKEEAVNLGILTAEEFDKYVRPEEMTYPKK is encoded by the coding sequence ATGGATTACCGCATAGAAAAAGACACTATGGGCGAAATTCAGGTGCCAAACGATAAGTATTGGGGCGCTCAAACCGAAAGAAGTTTTGAGAATTTTAAAATAGGCGAAGAGAAGATGCCAAAAGAGGTCATTAAAGGCTTTGCGTATCTTAAAAAAGCTTGCGCCATAGTCAATCACAAGTTAAACAGGCTTGATGAGGCAAAAACCAAAGCCATATCACAAGCCTGCGATGAGATTATAGACGGCAAACTGTGCGGAAATTTCCCTCTTGTAGTCTGGCAGACAGGTTCAGGCACGCAGTCAAACATGAACCTAAATGAAGTTATCGCAAACAGAGCCACTGAAATTTTAGGAGAGGACTTTAGAGTAAAAAAACTCGTTCATCCAAACGATGACGTAAACAAGGGTCAAAGCTCAAACGACACCTATCCGACCGCGATGAGAATAGCCTTTGTGATAGAGCTTCAAAAGCAGCTTTTGCCAGCTATTAGCAAGCTTAAAAAGACTTTAGAGAGCAAGAGCGAGAAATTTAAAGATATAGTCAAAATAGGGCGCACGCACCTTCAAGACGCTACTCCGCTAACACTTGGACAAGAGCTTAGCGGATATGTCGAGATGCTAAGAAAAGCGCAGCTTCAAGTAAATGACTCGATGAAATATCTTTGTGAGCTTGCTATCGGCGGAACCGCCGTAGGGACGGGACTAAATTCGCACCCTGAGTTCTCAAATTTAGTAAGCGAAGAGTTAAACAATCTAACTAAAAGCGAGTTTAAATTTATCTCTCATCCGAATAAATTTCACGGGCTTACAAGCCATGACGGCGAGGTGTTTTTAAGCGGTGCGCTTGATGGACTAGCCGCAAATTTGATGAAAATCGCAAACGACATAAGATGGCTTGCAAGCGGTCCAAGATGCGGTATAGGCGAAATTTTTATCCCTGAAAACGAGCCAGGAAGCTCCATAATGCCGGGCAAAGTAAATCCGACGCAGTGCGAAGCGATGACGATGGTATCGGTTCAAGTCATGGCAAATCATTTTGCGGTAACTCTTAGCGCCTCTCAAGGAAATTTCGAGCTAAATGTGTTTAAACCGGTGCTTACTTATAACTTGCTTCAATCAATCAGACTTTTAAGCGATGCGATGATAAGCTTTAACGATCACTGTGCTGTGGGGATTGAGCCGAATTTAAAAGTGATAGACGGCTATTTGCACGGCTCGCTTATGCTAGTAACTGCGCTAAATCCTTATATAGGATATGAAAATGCGGCTAAAATAGCTAAAACCGCTCATCAAAACGGCACCACGCTAAAAGAAGAGGCTGTAAATTTAGGAATTTTAACAGCTGAAGAATTTGACAAATACGTTCGTCCAGAAGAGATGACCTATCCTAAAAAATAG
- a CDS encoding M15 family metallopeptidase, producing the protein MKRTIFLIFIAVFLTSCAKVSAPKGNEKLFDQSNPGKISYLNFSIPQTASAMPLNPKKVKFNGQNLLKKRFGILLLKEPPYSKKESFWAIDVYKNSAKRQYYGMNLKPITDEWFSAQQANANTEAFGSLLVPAITTATTSLRNLPTDEAILLNPAKAGEGFPFDYLQTSTLSIGYPLLISHYSLDKAWVFAFNDNIMGWISAEDIKILSQDEANELQNAKFITITRDKSPVYDTNGEFLFYSRIGAILAFESEDEHKFYGRIYTRAGVKRYEISKSITSNYPLEFSDANTRLLTQSLLSEPYGWGGFASKRDCSLLTQDFLSEFGIWLPRNSKAQSKIGRQISLANLNNEQKIKIIKEQATPYLTLLHLSGHIMIYVGEKEGNLLALHDAWGVRTKDAGRALIGGIALTEIDIGKDRSDIDEKDLLLSKITSMNILAEPSAKNAIEQAYGVKIEGNMLKFKSGREIVFDDGLAKDKEALLSNADIEDIFAEHYELFGELKVPTTDAGRYRNYELLDEIYGKDEAGVRANLVDVIWLEKHVNKKFKFNSQNGAAKALEAVSKELDELVDKEPDMLKFLDNPSGTFNYRVIAKTNRKSAHAYGIAIDINTDKSDYWQWSKDGIYRNQIPEKIVRIFEKHGFIWGGRWASFDTMHFEYRPEFLYMP; encoded by the coding sequence TTGAAACGAACAATTTTTTTAATTTTTATAGCCGTTTTTTTAACTTCTTGCGCTAAGGTTAGCGCTCCAAAAGGCAACGAAAAGCTATTTGATCAAAGTAACCCGGGCAAAATTTCATACCTAAATTTTAGCATTCCTCAAACCGCTTCGGCGATGCCTTTAAATCCCAAAAAAGTAAAATTTAACGGGCAAAATTTGCTTAAAAAGCGCTTTGGCATACTGCTGCTTAAAGAGCCTCCTTACAGCAAAAAAGAGTCGTTTTGGGCGATTGATGTCTATAAAAATTCAGCCAAAAGGCAGTATTACGGCATGAATTTAAAGCCGATTACCGATGAGTGGTTTAGCGCGCAACAAGCTAACGCCAACACTGAGGCTTTCGGCTCGCTTTTAGTTCCCGCGATCACTACGGCAACGACTTCGCTTAGAAATTTACCGACAGATGAAGCCATCCTCTTAAACCCTGCAAAAGCTGGCGAAGGATTTCCGTTTGACTACTTGCAAACTTCCACTTTAAGTATCGGCTATCCGCTTTTGATCTCGCACTATTCGCTTGATAAAGCTTGGGTGTTTGCATTTAACGATAATATCATGGGCTGGATAAGTGCTGAGGATATTAAAATTTTAAGCCAAGATGAAGCAAACGAGCTGCAAAACGCAAAATTTATAACTATCACGCGTGATAAATCGCCTGTTTATGATACAAACGGCGAATTTTTATTTTATTCTAGGATAGGAGCAATTCTTGCCTTTGAAAGCGAGGATGAACATAAATTTTACGGGCGAATTTACACTCGCGCAGGAGTTAAAAGATATGAAATTTCAAAAAGTATCACCTCAAACTATCCGCTTGAATTTAGCGACGCTAACACAAGACTACTAACCCAAAGCCTACTTAGCGAGCCTTATGGTTGGGGCGGCTTTGCGAGCAAACGCGACTGCTCTTTGCTAACACAAGACTTTTTAAGCGAATTTGGAATTTGGCTTCCGCGTAACTCCAAAGCGCAAAGCAAGATAGGTAGGCAAATTTCGCTTGCAAATTTAAATAACGAGCAAAAGATAAAAATCATCAAAGAGCAAGCTACTCCGTATCTAACACTGCTTCATCTAAGCGGTCATATCATGATCTACGTAGGTGAAAAAGAGGGCAATCTGCTTGCACTTCATGACGCTTGGGGCGTAAGAACTAAAGACGCAGGCAGAGCGCTTATCGGCGGTATCGCGCTAACCGAGATTGACATCGGAAAGGATCGTAGCGATATAGATGAAAAAGATCTTTTGCTTTCTAAGATCACCTCCATGAACATCCTGGCAGAACCAAGCGCAAAAAACGCGATCGAGCAAGCTTATGGAGTAAAGATAGAGGGAAATATGCTTAAATTTAAGAGCGGAAGAGAGATAGTCTTTGACGACGGATTGGCAAAAGACAAGGAAGCGCTTTTATCAAATGCCGATATTGAAGATATCTTTGCCGAGCATTATGAGCTCTTTGGAGAGCTTAAAGTGCCTACAACCGATGCAGGAAGATACCGAAACTATGAGCTTTTAGATGAAATTTACGGCAAAGACGAAGCCGGAGTTAGAGCAAATTTGGTTGATGTAATTTGGCTTGAAAAACATGTAAATAAAAAGTTTAAATTTAACTCGCAAAATGGCGCAGCTAAAGCTCTTGAAGCGGTTTCAAAAGAGCTTGATGAGCTGGTTGATAAAGAGCCTGACATGCTTAAATTTCTAGATAATCCTTCAGGCACGTTTAACTACCGCGTCATAGCCAAAACAAACCGCAAAAGCGCGCATGCTTACGGAATTGCAATTGATATAAACACCGATAAAAGCGATTATTGGCAATGGAGCAAAGACGGAATTTATCGCAACCAAATCCCTGAAAAAATAGTTCGAATTTTTGAAAAGCACGGCTTTATCTGGGGCGGTCGGTGGGCAAGCTTTGACACCATGCACTTTGAGTATCGCCCTGAATTTTTATATATGCCTTGA